Proteins from one Sabethes cyaneus chromosome 2, idSabCyanKW18_F2, whole genome shotgun sequence genomic window:
- the LOC128738545 gene encoding protein TIS11-like → MSTAIMHTGALYDFGDFTLKNQTNSRSTAQMTISSTSGTNGSSSTASSNSNSCSSSSLLGSTSHHVTSSQILLQQNFHMSHQSQQNHHHHQQQQQHQHHNHHHHHESNHQTHHVQQQQQQHNARQLLLHNTLTRTASHPVGATSATSAATAAATNATMESLMELLRMSTAASVLAQTNRAANRAAAVAAAVVSGGGGGGGGHRRLERTQSEPLPQQVNTSRYKTELCRPFEEAGECKYGDKCQFAHGMQELRNLQRHPKYKTELCRTFHSVGFCPYGPRCHFVHNAEEARNHNRSVAAYHAQLAAAAAAANSGSNNQSANAAAATATVLQQAQLQQTAVLLQQQQQQHQLPLSPALSMSTGSARASPIGSLSLSPTTSMASFFPEQGSPTFPPTNGQQQQQQQQQSAFNFPASPPATPIDGMSPMTTPPPPSPSLVSLNAAANANGTIAGMDGDARLPVFNRLSSTVEAFNRLML, encoded by the exons AATCAAACAAACTCCAGAAGCACAGCGCAGATGACCATCTCGAGCACCAGTGGCAcaaacggcagcagcagcactgCCTCTAGCAACAGCAATAGCTGCAGCAGCAGTTCATTGCTCGGTAGCACCAGCCATCACGTTACCAGCAGTCAGATTCTGTTGCAGCAGAATTTCCACATGTCCCATCAGAGTCAGCAGAATCATCAccaccatcagcagcagcaacaacatcaGCACCACAACCACCACCATCATCATGAGAGCAATCATCAGACGCACCATgtccagcaacagcaacagcaacacaaCGCCCGCCAGCTTCTGCTTCACAACACCCTAACGCGCACGGCGTCCCATCCGGTCGGGGCTACCAGCGCGACGTCGGCAGcgacagcagcagccacaaacGCCACGATGGAATCGCTGATGGAACTGCTTCGGATGTCGACGGCCGCCAGCGTGCTGGCCCAGACGAATCGCGCCGCCAACCGTGCGGCTGCCGTTGCCGCCGCCGTAGTGTCCGGTGGGggtggcggtggcggtggcCACCGCAGACTGGAACGCACCCAGTCCGAACCGCTGCCGCAGCAGGTCAACACGTCCAG ATATAAAACTGAGCTGTGCCGACCGTTCGAGGAGGCTGGCGAGTGCAAGTATGGTGATAAATGCCAGTTTGCCCACGGCATGCAGGAACTGCGTAATCTTCAGCGTCATCCAAAGTACAAGACCGAGCTGTGCCGCACATTCCACAGTGTTGGATTCTGCCCGTACGGACCGCGTTGTCACTTCGTACACAACGCCGAAGAGGCCCGAAATCATAATCGCTCGGTGGCTGCGTACCATGCCCAGTTGGCAGCGGCCGCAGCTGCGGCCAATTCCGGCAGTAACAATCAGTCGGCTAATGCGGCGGCTGCCACAGCAACTGTCCTTCAGCAAGCTCAACTACAGCAAACTGCCGTTCTgttgcagcaacagcagcaacaacatcaGCTTCCACTCAGTCCGGCCCTGTCGATGTCTACCGGTTCGGCCAGAGCATCCCCAATCGGGTCCCTATCGCTGTCACCAACAACATCGATGGCAAGCTTCTTCCCGGAACAGGGCAGTCCCACCTTCCCACCGACCAatgggcagcagcagcagcagcaacagcagcagagtGCTTTCAATTTCCCAGCGTCACCGCCTGCCACCCCGATCGATGGTATGTCACCGATGACCACTCCTCCACCGCCATCTCCGTCGCTAGTGTCCCTGAATGCTGCTGCCAACGCCAACGGTACCATTGCCGGTATGGATGGCGACGCAAGGCTTCCGGTGTTCAACCGGCTCAGCTCGACAGTGGAGGCCTTCAACAGACTGATGCtctaa